A genomic region of Fodinisporobacter ferrooxydans contains the following coding sequences:
- a CDS encoding 2-keto-4-pentenoate hydratase, with protein MAEVNYQSLAECLHQAEVEKREVIRITQDHPHLSVEDGYRIQEELVSLKCGLGHRIVGPKMGLTSQAKMRQMNVAEPIYGYIFDYMQVPNHASISMADLIHPKAEAEIAFVMGKDLKGPGITKEQVLEAAEYVLPAVEIIDSRYKNFKFTLPDVIADNASSSRVIFGDRLTRPGDLELDLVGVTLRINGELKDQAAGAAVLGHPAESIAMLANMLARKGQTVKAGDVILSGGVSEAYRLAIGDVVTAVLDGLGTVQFTVNE; from the coding sequence ATGGCAGAAGTCAATTATCAATCGTTGGCAGAATGTTTGCATCAGGCGGAAGTGGAGAAGCGGGAAGTGATCCGGATTACGCAGGATCATCCGCATCTTTCCGTGGAAGATGGCTACCGCATACAGGAAGAGCTGGTATCCCTCAAATGCGGTTTGGGGCACCGGATTGTCGGGCCAAAAATGGGATTGACAAGTCAGGCAAAAATGCGGCAAATGAACGTCGCAGAACCGATTTACGGATACATTTTCGATTATATGCAAGTGCCGAACCATGCTTCGATCTCGATGGCGGATTTGATCCATCCCAAAGCGGAAGCAGAGATTGCGTTTGTCATGGGAAAAGATCTGAAAGGCCCGGGGATTACCAAAGAGCAAGTATTGGAAGCTGCCGAATACGTGCTGCCGGCAGTTGAAATTATCGACAGCCGGTACAAAAATTTTAAATTCACGTTGCCGGATGTCATTGCTGACAACGCCTCTTCGTCACGGGTGATATTTGGAGATCGACTGACTCGCCCAGGGGATTTGGAGCTGGACCTCGTAGGTGTGACACTTCGGATCAATGGAGAACTGAAGGATCAGGCAGCAGGTGCAGCCGTATTGGGTCATCCGGCAGAATCCATTGCGATGCTGGCCAATATGCTGGCACGTAAAGGTCAAACCGTAAAGGCGGGCGATGTCATTCTCAGCGGCGGCGTGTCAGAAGCCTACCGGTTGGCAATCGGGGATGTTGTAACGGCTGTTTTGGACGGTTTGGGAACCGTTCAATTCACCGTAAATGAGTAA
- the dmpG gene encoding 4-hydroxy-2-oxovalerate aldolase, whose amino-acid sequence MSSKRDVLITEVALRDGSHAIAHQYTVDQVTRVAKALDEANVPYIEVSHGDGLAGSSLQYGLSRTNEMELIEAAVAVCKQAKIAILLLPGIGTIEELKEAANLGVKMARIATHVTEADVSAQHIAKSKELGLETVGFLMMSHMAPTETLVEQAKLMESYGADVVYVVDSAGALLPHEARERIRALKQHLQIDIGFHGHNNLSLAMANTLVAIEEGATRIDGSVRCLGAGAGNTQTEVLVSVLDRLGIATGIDIYKMMDLAEEIVAPILQAPQEITRDSLVLGYAGVYSSFLLHAKRAAKTFNIDSRDILIELGKRKVVGGQEDMIVDVAAEIAKRNLEAAVR is encoded by the coding sequence ATGTCAAGCAAACGGGATGTACTCATAACAGAAGTGGCATTGCGGGATGGCAGTCACGCCATTGCCCATCAGTATACGGTCGATCAAGTGACACGAGTGGCGAAAGCGCTCGATGAAGCAAATGTGCCATATATCGAGGTATCGCATGGGGATGGTCTGGCAGGATCGTCGCTGCAATACGGATTGTCCCGAACGAATGAAATGGAGCTGATTGAAGCAGCCGTTGCCGTGTGCAAGCAAGCGAAAATTGCAATTTTGCTGCTGCCTGGAATCGGTACGATTGAAGAGTTAAAAGAGGCGGCGAACCTCGGAGTCAAAATGGCTCGGATTGCCACACATGTGACAGAAGCGGATGTTTCTGCGCAGCATATCGCGAAATCGAAAGAACTGGGTCTGGAAACGGTTGGATTCTTGATGATGTCACATATGGCGCCAACGGAAACATTGGTGGAGCAGGCAAAGCTGATGGAAAGCTACGGGGCTGACGTCGTCTATGTGGTGGATTCTGCGGGAGCTTTGTTGCCGCATGAAGCCAGAGAGCGGATCCGCGCGCTGAAACAGCATTTGCAGATTGATATCGGCTTTCACGGTCACAACAATTTATCATTAGCAATGGCAAATACTTTGGTCGCAATCGAAGAGGGCGCCACGAGAATTGACGGCAGTGTTCGCTGCTTGGGGGCAGGTGCCGGCAACACGCAGACAGAAGTGCTTGTAAGCGTGCTGGATCGATTGGGAATCGCCACGGGCATCGATATTTACAAAATGATGGATCTGGCGGAAGAGATCGTTGCGCCAATTTTACAAGCGCCCCAGGAAATTACGCGCGACAGTCTTGTCCTTGGCTATGCGGGCGTCTATTCCAGTTTCTTGCTCCATGCCAAGCGGGCAGCCAAAACATTCAATATCGATTCCCGCGATATTTTGATTGAACTTGGCAAACGAAAAGTAGTCGGCGGGCAAGAAGATATGATCGTGGATGTGGCTGCCGAGATTGCAAAGCGAAATCTGGAAGCGGCTGTTCGTTAG